In the genome of Leptospira saintgironsiae, one region contains:
- a CDS encoding LIC20162 family protein, translating to MNKSDISKSVWWNWENSETEIRSSKIKKSKLRINYIPPFFTTAVFGVFLFYLFPLRTLVSTWIFKFVELLQITKVLKLSLLTDKRLYDYTALFVISYIAFAFFLDLVRFLRKNLFQTFVTEENRLAVTKWGFLGKETIRWNPDQTGLQIHHKSGWFRSLLGLEKLSFRIHLSETENSVLAESPYFFSKYNRDFLSSVFRSV from the coding sequence ATGAACAAATCCGATATATCCAAATCCGTATGGTGGAATTGGGAGAATTCCGAGACGGAAATCAGATCTTCCAAGATCAAAAAAAGTAAATTAAGAATTAATTATATACCTCCTTTCTTTACGACCGCGGTTTTCGGAGTATTTTTATTTTATCTATTCCCTTTAAGAACCTTAGTTTCGACTTGGATTTTCAAATTTGTAGAATTACTACAAATCACCAAAGTGCTAAAACTTTCTCTACTAACTGACAAAAGACTCTATGATTACACTGCACTATTTGTGATCTCTTATATTGCATTTGCTTTCTTTTTGGATCTAGTTCGATTCTTAAGAAAGAATTTATTCCAAACTTTTGTTACGGAAGAAAATAGACTCGCAGTTACCAAATGGGGATTTTTAGGAAAAGAAACAATTCGTTGGAATCCAGACCAAACTGGTTTACAGATCCATCATAAATCAGGGTGGTTTCGTTCACTTTTAGGTTTGGAAAAATTGTCTTTTAGAATTCATCTTTCTGAAACTGAAAATTCAGTTCTTGCAGAATCTCCTTATTTTTTCTCCAAATATAATCGAGATTTTTTATCTTCCGTTTTTAGATCCGTTTAA
- a CDS encoding glycosyltransferase family 4 protein, with product MLKKENLKYKPRVAVDARPLSYGITGNSRYLAEVLERLLRPDSPLEYYLYSNKPIHPVFNHLIGLTPTFIPSKLPGVLWLNFTIPSLVKKHRIDLFWGTLQLLPAFGLKVPTLVNYHDLNFRSAPETMTTANYWQHKIMSPITLKKADKVLCLSQNTQNDILNFLPELESKLEVVYPGVQGFGSISPPEKTLPKNFLFSVGTLEPRKNLNTLVEAYLSLKKEEPNFPYPLVLAGRLGWKSEGLTSLLKEGGLEKDGVYFIENPDDSKLGWLYKNCSYFVFPSLHEGFGLPLLEAIRENKPCIVSDIPVFHEVLDEFTDSFVSPKNLEAWKNALSLTGKKGIYGRKPSRNDWSWDSTAKQVENSLVELWKSRKKNS from the coding sequence ATGCTAAAAAAGGAAAATTTAAAATACAAACCAAGGGTGGCAGTAGATGCAAGGCCCTTGTCTTACGGGATCACTGGAAATTCCAGATACCTTGCAGAAGTTTTAGAAAGACTTTTACGCCCAGATTCTCCTTTAGAATATTATCTTTATTCGAATAAACCAATTCATCCTGTATTCAATCATCTGATCGGGCTTACTCCTACTTTTATTCCGAGTAAACTTCCAGGAGTTTTATGGCTAAACTTTACCATACCTTCTTTGGTAAAAAAACATAGAATAGATCTGTTTTGGGGAACCCTACAATTACTTCCTGCATTCGGTTTGAAAGTCCCTACTTTAGTAAATTATCATGATCTAAATTTCAGATCTGCGCCTGAGACAATGACCACTGCAAATTATTGGCAGCATAAGATCATGTCACCCATCACATTAAAAAAAGCAGATAAAGTACTTTGTCTTTCCCAGAATACGCAAAACGATATTCTAAACTTTTTACCTGAATTAGAATCAAAATTAGAAGTAGTCTATCCAGGAGTACAAGGTTTTGGATCAATATCTCCTCCTGAAAAAACTCTGCCTAAAAATTTCTTATTCTCCGTAGGAACATTAGAACCTAGAAAAAATTTAAACACTCTTGTAGAAGCCTATCTGTCTCTAAAAAAAGAAGAACCGAACTTCCCCTATCCTCTTGTTCTTGCCGGAAGACTGGGTTGGAAATCAGAGGGGCTAACCTCTCTTTTGAAAGAAGGCGGTTTAGAGAAGGACGGAGTTTATTTTATAGAAAACCCAGATGATTCAAAGCTGGGTTGGCTTTACAAAAATTGCTCTTACTTTGTATTTCCTTCTTTGCATGAAGGTTTTGGTCTTCCTTTATTAGAAGCGATCCGAGAGAACAAACCTTGTATAGTTTCGGATATTCCTGTGTTTCACGAGGTTTTAGATGAATTTACGGATTCTTTCGTTTCTCCTAAGAATTTAGAGGCTTGGAAAAACGCACTTTCCCTGACCGGTAAAAAAGGGATCTATGGCAGAAAGCCGAGTAGAAACGATTGGTCTTGGGATTCCACCGCAAAGCAGGTCGAAAACTCTCTCGTAGAACTTTGGAAATCAAGAAAGAAAAACTCCTAG
- a CDS encoding glycosyltransferase family 87 protein, producing the protein MRIDLKKSGPVLAFFLFLAFLYANGFSRTEQSSDFSDYYEASRNFKQGKDLYSLDALSEVVQEFESGKLKIDQIFDPEVFFRIKAKVENVGSYIYPPTFAFLLIPIAGLPFELASGIFFTINFIALVLSLLLIGKLLGREKSFLFLSAVLLLSLRFVENHQNNNQVGFLLLLLILISVSVKKDWLSGLVLALAIVIKITPAAFLFYFLYKKRPMVIVYTVIFALGWIALPALYNPEFTWKMNQTWYDLVLDKYLKSPALRAWKNNQSLNSTLAKYFLAYSDLLNQGRFGMPFSTLTVNQVKIISGILSLGIAGPYLYRVYKGASEGFVLSGLFFFSVIFSGISWIHAFVFLLFPTAFALSKLWPEQGEPYLVWEKWKSKLIEYRSATIFISISILVLLLNRSFIGNIAEEAILMFSFLLYTSLIQYVCTFYSDRTS; encoded by the coding sequence ATGCGGATCGACCTCAAAAAGTCCGGCCCTGTTTTAGCATTCTTTCTATTCTTAGCTTTCCTTTACGCAAACGGGTTCAGTCGCACGGAACAATCTTCCGATTTTTCAGACTATTACGAAGCCTCCCGTAATTTTAAACAAGGCAAGGACTTATACAGCTTGGATGCGCTATCTGAAGTGGTCCAAGAATTCGAAAGTGGCAAATTAAAAATAGACCAGATATTTGATCCAGAAGTGTTCTTTAGGATCAAAGCAAAAGTGGAAAATGTAGGCTCCTATATTTATCCGCCAACTTTTGCCTTCTTACTCATCCCAATTGCAGGTCTTCCTTTCGAACTAGCATCGGGAATATTTTTTACGATCAATTTTATAGCTTTGGTCTTAAGCCTTCTTCTGATCGGAAAACTTTTAGGTAGAGAGAAATCATTTTTATTCTTATCTGCAGTTTTACTTTTATCTTTGCGATTTGTAGAGAACCATCAGAACAATAATCAAGTTGGATTCTTGCTCTTATTATTGATTTTGATTTCTGTTTCTGTGAAAAAGGATTGGTTGTCCGGGCTTGTCTTAGCACTTGCAATCGTGATCAAGATCACCCCTGCTGCATTCTTGTTTTATTTCTTATACAAAAAAAGACCAATGGTGATCGTTTATACGGTCATCTTTGCCTTAGGTTGGATTGCGCTACCTGCATTATACAATCCAGAGTTCACATGGAAGATGAACCAAACCTGGTATGATCTAGTTTTAGACAAATATCTAAAGTCTCCTGCTTTACGTGCTTGGAAGAATAACCAGAGTTTGAATTCTACCCTGGCAAAATACTTTTTAGCATATTCTGATTTACTAAACCAGGGAAGATTCGGGATGCCATTTAGTACTTTGACAGTGAATCAAGTAAAGATCATCTCTGGAATTTTAAGTTTAGGAATTGCAGGTCCTTATTTATACAGAGTATATAAAGGTGCTTCAGAAGGATTTGTTCTATCTGGACTATTTTTCTTCTCTGTAATTTTCAGCGGGATCTCTTGGATTCACGCATTTGTATTCTTATTATTCCCAACTGCATTTGCTCTCTCTAAACTTTGGCCAGAACAGGGAGAACCGTATTTGGTTTGGGAAAAATGGAAATCAAAATTGATAGAATATAGATCTGCTACGATCTTTATCTCCATTTCCATATTAGTATTACTCTTAAACAGAAGTTTTATAGGGAATATAGCAGAAGAAGCAATACTGATGTTCTCCTTCTTATTATACACTTCTTTAATACAATATGTATGCACTTTCTATTCGGATAGAACTAGTTAG
- the queA gene encoding tRNA preQ1(34) S-adenosylmethionine ribosyltransferase-isomerase QueA, whose protein sequence is MEFQDLSDFDFELPEDQIAKFPAAKRDKSRLLVLGRTQNFLKEETEFSKILNYLQEGDVLVANATRVSKRRVFLVTKTGRRHEAMFLTETEPGVWKTLTRNSKKLKLGDTISDEATGKFLFSVIRKEEEFTIFQSELPLDENSFETIGRTPIPPYFKRESTSEDDVRYQTVYSKNLGSVAAPTAGLHFTPELLEELKKRNIEFLKLELKVGYGTFQSLNEDHFANKKLHEEEFDLPLETKNVLDLAKKNGKRIISVGTTTLRALESAYDPNTKTFRSGEGKTRLFLQPEDSILSCEGLITNFHLPQSSLLLLVSAFAEKEKILKAYKFAIEQNFRFFSYGDSMLILDPEKV, encoded by the coding sequence ATGGAATTCCAAGATCTCTCTGATTTTGATTTCGAACTTCCCGAGGATCAGATCGCAAAATTCCCTGCGGCCAAAAGAGATAAGAGCAGGCTGCTTGTTTTAGGAAGGACCCAAAATTTTTTAAAAGAAGAAACTGAATTTTCCAAAATACTAAACTATCTCCAAGAAGGAGATGTATTGGTAGCGAATGCAACCAGGGTTTCCAAACGAAGAGTGTTCCTGGTAACTAAAACAGGAAGAAGACATGAGGCAATGTTCCTTACTGAAACAGAACCTGGGGTTTGGAAAACACTTACTAGAAATTCTAAAAAACTGAAGTTAGGAGATACAATTTCAGACGAGGCCACTGGAAAATTTCTTTTTTCAGTCATAAGAAAAGAAGAAGAATTTACTATCTTTCAATCCGAACTGCCTCTTGATGAAAACTCATTTGAAACAATAGGTAGAACTCCAATCCCTCCTTATTTCAAAAGAGAAAGTACATCAGAGGATGATGTTCGTTACCAAACTGTATATTCTAAAAATTTAGGTTCTGTTGCTGCTCCTACAGCAGGTTTACATTTTACTCCGGAATTATTAGAAGAGTTGAAAAAACGAAACATAGAATTTCTAAAACTAGAATTGAAAGTTGGTTATGGGACATTCCAGTCCTTAAACGAAGATCATTTTGCGAATAAAAAATTACATGAAGAAGAATTTGATCTTCCACTCGAAACAAAAAACGTTTTAGATTTAGCAAAGAAGAATGGTAAAAGAATAATTTCTGTAGGCACTACTACACTTAGAGCTTTAGAATCCGCTTACGATCCAAATACCAAAACATTCAGATCGGGAGAAGGAAAAACGAGACTGTTTTTGCAGCCAGAAGATTCTATCCTGAGTTGTGAAGGTTTGATCACTAATTTTCACCTTCCTCAAAGTAGCTTACTTTTATTAGTAAGCGCATTTGCAGAAAAAGAAAAAATACTGAAGGCCTACAAATTCGCCATA